In Natronomonas halophila, one DNA window encodes the following:
- a CDS encoding PGF-CTERM sorting domain-containing protein: protein MRDQYPCGRFGALLLVGMLVAVVCLAAAPVSANEHTKENAVNVTEEANFTVAFPFQTDHYPGDQNQENGSIQYFFSPEDSFEKLGLDGQGAFGDYLIIDANWIDYSACDVDNTAVFGIDRGNNNSGTKIDQDLVSKQKNADFRDDGITIEFYDWGDFANDPPYMRAQDAIIAEQGARSGDGACLTVTNEPGWYRIQGFLNGTAADNGPDQQPSDDAKQVAGMALSNYIYVCACDSEQEAREQLGAPPNERTTADSTPTPTPTSTATATPTPEPETETATPVPSTATAAPTEAATPTATPAEPDNESPTPTATAAGGADGTTGGSNANSVGTPTPAEGPGFGTLLALLALLTSGLLVRLP, encoded by the coding sequence ATGAGGGACCAATACCCGTGCGGACGGTTCGGAGCACTGCTGTTGGTGGGGATGCTCGTGGCGGTCGTCTGTCTCGCTGCCGCCCCTGTCAGTGCGAACGAACACACGAAGGAGAACGCGGTGAACGTCACGGAGGAGGCCAACTTCACCGTCGCGTTCCCGTTCCAGACCGACCATTATCCCGGTGACCAAAATCAAGAGAACGGCAGTATCCAGTATTTCTTCTCGCCGGAGGACTCCTTCGAGAAACTCGGCCTCGACGGTCAGGGGGCGTTCGGTGATTACCTCATCATCGATGCGAACTGGATAGATTACTCCGCCTGCGACGTCGACAACACCGCGGTCTTCGGCATCGACCGTGGGAACAACAACTCCGGCACCAAAATCGACCAGGACCTCGTCTCGAAACAGAAGAACGCCGACTTCCGCGACGACGGCATCACCATCGAGTTCTACGACTGGGGCGATTTCGCCAACGACCCGCCGTACATGCGCGCACAGGACGCCATCATCGCCGAACAGGGTGCCCGCTCCGGTGACGGCGCGTGCCTGACCGTCACCAACGAACCCGGTTGGTACCGGATTCAGGGGTTCCTCAACGGGACCGCCGCCGACAACGGACCCGACCAACAGCCCTCCGATGACGCCAAACAGGTCGCGGGCATGGCATTATCGAACTACATCTACGTCTGCGCGTGTGACAGCGAGCAGGAGGCCCGCGAGCAACTCGGCGCGCCGCCGAACGAGCGAACCACGGCCGACTCGACACCGACGCCAACGCCGACATCGACGGCAACCGCGACGCCGACACCTGAACCCGAAACCGAGACAGCGACACCCGTCCCATCGACCGCAACGGCCGCGCCGACCGAGGCGGCAACCCCGACCGCGACGCCCGCCGAACCCGACAACGAATCCCCGACGCCGACCGCCACGGCGGCCGGCGGGGCCGACGGGACCACCGGCGGTAGTAACGCCAACAGCGTCGGAACGCCGACACCTGCCGAAGGACCCGGCTTCGGCACCCTCCTCGCCCTGCTTGCGTTGCTCACGAGCGGCCTGCTCGTTCGTCTCCCCTAA
- a CDS encoding ABC transporter substrate-binding protein: protein MADVPENEQQDENEGRLDRRSVLKYGGTGALTAGLAGCQTAENPVPGSNLRVEEEPENTSNGGGGDGILSDETITIGVLAPMNLPLGVSMWKAAQMRRDIINDNGGILGANVEVKLGNTEVSPGTAQSEHQRLTVQEGCDFTTGIFLGSALLQTMPSIANQETIHLTTGSADPRVGQLVSKTDDFGSTEEKSSYERFKYHFRVGPIHLLDLADAMLEFIENRKEEYGWEKAALLTENLGEFTPYAERLSERLSSVIDVPIKQRPGGVSDWSPLYNEIENAGCDIAIIGMALGGTTAVNQWAQQQRNFEFGGIHVPAQAYSYWESTGGNVEHLFTMNAMTPQTENTPKTQPFVQDYIERFDEVPIYTGPLTYDAISVIKQGIEDTVEGEDMETLPDADTIIPYLEDGTFSGGTVIAEAQFTPPDAKYAHEPQWTSMAETGVPVFQQWQMDPEIREDYGTMHSIAPQQNKTSDKTIPEWL, encoded by the coding sequence ATGGCTGACGTGCCAGAGAACGAACAGCAAGACGAAAACGAGGGGCGGCTAGACCGGCGCTCAGTCCTGAAATACGGCGGAACGGGAGCGCTGACGGCCGGCCTGGCGGGGTGTCAAACCGCTGAGAATCCGGTCCCCGGGTCCAACCTTCGCGTCGAAGAGGAACCGGAGAACACGTCCAACGGTGGCGGCGGTGACGGGATTCTCTCCGATGAAACGATTACAATCGGCGTCTTGGCGCCGATGAACCTCCCGCTTGGGGTCTCGATGTGGAAAGCCGCCCAGATGCGGCGGGACATCATAAACGACAACGGCGGCATCCTCGGCGCGAACGTCGAGGTCAAACTCGGCAACACCGAAGTGTCGCCGGGGACCGCCCAGAGCGAACACCAGCGGCTCACCGTCCAGGAGGGCTGTGATTTCACGACCGGTATCTTCCTCGGGTCGGCGCTCCTGCAGACGATGCCGTCGATCGCCAACCAGGAGACCATCCACCTGACGACCGGGTCCGCGGACCCGCGCGTCGGGCAGCTCGTCTCCAAAACCGACGACTTCGGGTCCACCGAAGAGAAAAGCAGCTACGAGCGCTTCAAATACCACTTCCGCGTCGGCCCGATTCACCTGCTGGACCTCGCCGACGCGATGCTGGAGTTCATCGAGAACAGAAAGGAGGAGTACGGCTGGGAGAAGGCCGCACTGCTCACCGAGAACCTCGGCGAGTTCACACCGTACGCCGAGCGTCTCTCGGAGCGCCTCTCCAGCGTCATCGACGTGCCCATCAAGCAGCGCCCCGGCGGCGTCAGCGACTGGTCGCCGCTCTACAACGAAATCGAGAACGCCGGCTGCGACATCGCTATCATCGGGATGGCGCTGGGCGGCACGACGGCCGTCAACCAGTGGGCCCAACAGCAGCGGAACTTCGAGTTCGGCGGCATCCACGTGCCCGCACAGGCCTACAGCTACTGGGAGAGCACCGGCGGCAACGTCGAACACCTCTTCACGATGAACGCGATGACGCCGCAGACGGAGAACACGCCGAAGACCCAGCCCTTCGTTCAGGATTACATCGAACGCTTCGACGAGGTGCCCATCTACACCGGCCCGCTGACCTACGACGCGATCAGCGTCATCAAGCAGGGCATCGAGGACACCGTCGAAGGCGAGGACATGGAGACCCTGCCCGACGCCGACACCATCATCCCCTATCTGGAGGATGGCACCTTCTCCGGCGGGACGGTAATCGCTGAAGCGCAGTTCACGCCGCCGGATGCCAAGTACGCCCACGAACCCCAGTGGACCTCGATGGCCGAAACCGGCGTCCCCGTCTTCCAGCAGTGGCAGATGGACCCCGAGATTCGCGAGGACTACGGGACCATGCACTCCATCGCACCGCAACAGAACAAGACCTCGGACAAGACCATCCCGGAGTGGCTATAA
- a CDS encoding branched-chain amino acid ABC transporter permease — protein sequence MSQIITALLAATFISALYAIIAIGFTLIFGVGGILNFAHGAFITVGAFAAFIVSSGSGLGLPIILGLLAATLAGAAVGGATYLGVIRYVRTRPVTVLILTLVIGFFIMYALNIFTDEIMGVDPLQIPVPPVIGTESAINGAISFIGPSTLNSLFIFTTSWVLIGALYYFVNSTRTGRAILAVSMSDKGAALVGINAEKINLITWVLAGAFAGYAGVLLAGDLGGGSWLMAIEPPAPLVLSFAIVILGGLGSIKGSVVGAYIIGFFETFTVTFISSQLAGISSLVLLLVFLLVKPEGLYGREAAE from the coding sequence ATGTCACAGATAATAACCGCACTTCTGGCTGCGACGTTCATCAGTGCGCTGTACGCCATCATCGCCATCGGCTTCACGCTGATTTTCGGCGTCGGTGGCATTCTGAACTTCGCTCACGGCGCCTTCATCACCGTCGGTGCCTTCGCCGCCTTCATCGTCTCCAGCGGTTCCGGCTTGGGGTTGCCGATTATCCTCGGCCTGCTGGCCGCAACCCTCGCCGGTGCTGCCGTCGGCGGCGCGACGTATCTCGGCGTCATCAGATACGTCAGAACGCGGCCGGTGACCGTCCTGATTCTCACGCTGGTCATCGGCTTCTTCATCATGTACGCCCTCAACATCTTCACCGACGAAATCATGGGCGTCGACCCCCTGCAGATTCCCGTCCCACCGGTCATCGGGACGGAAAGTGCCATCAACGGCGCAATCTCCTTTATCGGCCCCTCGACACTCAACTCGCTTTTCATCTTCACGACTTCGTGGGTTCTCATCGGCGCACTCTACTACTTCGTTAACTCCACGCGCACTGGCCGTGCCATTCTCGCAGTCAGTATGAGCGACAAGGGCGCGGCACTCGTCGGCATCAACGCCGAGAAAATCAACCTCATTACCTGGGTCCTCGCGGGCGCCTTCGCCGGCTACGCCGGCGTCCTGCTTGCGGGTGACCTCGGCGGCGGCAGTTGGCTGATGGCCATCGAGCCGCCCGCACCGCTGGTTCTGTCCTTCGCCATCGTCATTCTCGGTGGCCTCGGTTCCATCAAGGGCAGCGTCGTCGGTGCCTACATTATCGGCTTCTTCGAGACGTTCACCGTGACGTTCATCAGCTCGCAGCTGGCGGGGATTTCCTCGCTCGTCCTGCTGTTGGTGTTCCTGCTCGTGAAGCCTGAAGGACTCTACGGACGGGAGGCAGCAGAATAA
- a CDS encoding branched-chain amino acid ABC transporter permease yields the protein MATKTPFEGDVEQRRREAVKEKLQFSEMALRHKLGVFGLVALALLPTVLKPLELSEFTYVLFLMMFAMSWDVVSGYTGQLSFGHAFFFAIGGYGTSVLSSQHGVPVFLSIILATILAAIGGVLIGVPALRLSGPYLSLVTLIAPLLLYQSFILFSEGTFFAPDGLGGTSGLTEQPPQLVGLGSGAVIQVGEFWIREVGKYYVAFIALLIVLAVCYAVTRSSAGSVFTAIREDEDAVRSSGLNPAKFKMFAFVLSAAVGGFAGAVWMHAGGFPNTENLFGPGRIDLSVNVIVMAIIGGMGTIVGAVVGATLFAFAQVVVSSLTFQVPGIGIQFADLAPLPTFFFAMLILVFMPRGVVPEGIDRARYLLARYRGEEPPERVGGEGNSAGDSVIKKYRREIEEILGRDNK from the coding sequence ATGGCAACGAAAACACCCTTCGAAGGCGACGTCGAACAGCGTCGTCGCGAGGCAGTCAAAGAAAAGCTCCAGTTCAGCGAGATGGCGCTCCGGCACAAGCTCGGCGTGTTCGGCCTCGTCGCACTCGCACTACTGCCGACGGTCCTCAAGCCGCTGGAGCTGAGCGAGTTCACGTACGTCCTGTTCCTGATGATGTTCGCGATGAGCTGGGACGTCGTCTCCGGCTACACCGGCCAACTCAGTTTCGGCCACGCGTTCTTCTTCGCCATCGGCGGCTACGGAACCTCTGTGCTCAGTTCACAACACGGCGTCCCCGTGTTTCTCAGTATCATCCTGGCGACGATACTCGCCGCCATCGGCGGCGTCCTCATCGGCGTTCCGGCCCTTCGACTCTCCGGGCCGTACCTCTCACTGGTGACGCTCATCGCACCGCTGCTGCTCTATCAGTCCTTCATCCTCTTCAGCGAAGGGACGTTCTTCGCGCCGGACGGGCTGGGCGGGACCAGCGGCCTGACCGAACAGCCGCCACAGCTCGTCGGCCTCGGTAGCGGCGCGGTCATCCAGGTCGGCGAGTTCTGGATACGCGAGGTCGGGAAGTACTACGTGGCCTTCATCGCCCTGCTCATCGTGCTTGCGGTCTGCTATGCGGTTACCCGTTCGTCGGCCGGCAGCGTCTTCACCGCGATTCGCGAGGACGAAGACGCCGTCCGCTCGTCGGGGCTCAACCCCGCGAAGTTCAAGATGTTCGCTTTCGTCCTGTCGGCGGCCGTCGGCGGTTTCGCCGGCGCCGTCTGGATGCACGCCGGCGGCTTCCCGAACACGGAGAACCTCTTCGGCCCCGGTCGTATCGACCTGAGCGTCAACGTCATCGTGATGGCGATTATCGGCGGCATGGGCACCATCGTCGGTGCCGTCGTGGGCGCGACCCTGTTCGCGTTCGCGCAGGTCGTCGTCAGTTCGCTTACCTTCCAGGTGCCGGGAATCGGCATCCAGTTCGCCGACCTCGCGCCGCTGCCGACGTTCTTCTTCGCGATGCTGATCCTCGTGTTCATGCCTCGCGGGGTCGTCCCCGAAGGCATCGACCGCGCACGCTACCTCCTCGCGCGCTACCGGGGCGAGGAACCGCCCGAACGCGTCGGCGGCGAGGGGAACTCCGCCGGCGACAGCGTCATCAAGAAGTATCGTCGCGAAATCGAGGAGATTCTCGGACGTGATAACAAATGA